The genome window GACGGGCCGGCCCGACTCGCCTGGCTCGCCGTCGGGCTGATCGTCTCCGCGGGCGCCTGGCTCAGGCTGTCGCACCTGGACGTCACGGGGCTGTGGCTCGACGAGATCCTCGGCGTGCAGTTCGTGGGCCCCGAGCACGGACCGCTCTACTACCAGGCCATCAGGATCGGACAGGCGCTCGGCGGGAGCGAGACGGCCTTCCGCCTGCCCTTCGCACTCGCGGGGTCGGCCACGGTGGTCGTCGTGGCGCTCGCGGCGTGGCGCGTCGCCGGCGCGCCTGCCGCCACCGTGGCCGCAGCGCTCGTGGCCTTCTCGCCCATCCACCACTACTACGCGCGCGAGGCACGGCCCTATGCGCTGCTCGTGCTGTGGAGCGCGCTCGGGCTCTGGGCCGTCGCCCGCCTCATCGAAGGCCGCCGCACGCTGTCGTCGCACGCCCTCGTTCTCGTCGCGATTGGCCTGCTGGTTGCGACCTCGTCAAACGGCGTCTTCCACGCGATGGCCCTGCTGGCGGCATACGGTCTGGCTGTGGCCGGCGCGGCGCCGGAAGACCGAAGGCGGCACGTCGGCGCATGGCTTGGCGGCGCGATCGTTGGCGCCATCGTGTTCCTGACACTGTACGGGGGAATGCTCGGGCCTTCGACCGGGCACCGATGGCTGCCCGACCGGCCGCTGCTCGTGGCGCTCGCCGCAGCGCTCGTCGAGTCGCACTCCGAGCAGGGAGTCCCGCCGGCGACCTGGATGCTCCCGGTCGCCGGGGCCCTGACCCTCGTGGGCACCGTCGGGCTCGCGAGACGGTTCGGCACGGCGGGAGCGGCACTGCTCGCGGCGGCGCTCGTCGGGTTCTTCGTGCCGGTTGTCGTCCTCGAAACGCGTGGGCACTGGATCAACGCCCGCTACGTCCTGCCGGCGCTCGTACCGTGGCTCCTGCTGATCGCCTCGGGATTGGCGACCGTGACGAGCCTCCTGGCACGCGTGACGCCGGGGCTGAAGCTCTGGCGCGACCACATCGCGGCCGCGTTGGCCCTCGTGGCGGGCCTCGGGCTCTGGCTCGCGCAGAGCGACGCGCTGTCGCGCAGCCTCACGGGCCGGGCCGACTGGCGACACATCGCCGGCATCGTCGCAGAGCGCGCGCACCCCGGTGATTTCGTGCTGGCGACCAACGACTGGACCGCCATCTGCCTCGGCTACTACCTGCCCCGGGCCGGTGCATCGGTGCGTCTCGAGAACGCGAGTGAATCCGTGCCCGAAGCGACCGAGCGGCTGGCGCGTCGGTCGCTCGCGTGGGTGGTGTCGGGTGGTCACCACACCGACGATGCCATCCGCCGCTGGGCTGCGCCACTCCCCCTCGTCTGGAGCCATCCGATCGAGGCCGTCCGCGTGTGGTTCCACCCCGATCGCGCAACGTACCTGACGAACCGCACGACGGCCGATGAAGCGGCCGCGCTCGCCTCGTCGCTGTGGATCGAGCGAGGCGGACGAATCGTCCTCGACGAGCGGGCCGAACCGTGGCTGATCGACGGATGGCACGCGGCGGAGCGCGACCCCGACGGCGTGCCCTTCCGGTGGGTCGACGGGCATCGGGCGCGCCTCGCCATCCCGGCCAGGCAGCCGGCGCCGACCGGCCTCACCGCGACCCTCATGCCGTTTGGTCCCGTGCAGCCGGGGCAGCGGGTGAGCTGGCGGCTGAACGACGTGCCGATTGGGGAATTCGACGTGACCGGCGGGTGGCAGACCCAGCCGATGGACCTGTCGGCGGTGGCGTGGCGCGACGGCGTCAACCTGCTCGAGATGACGCTGACGGCCGCCGCGAGTCCGGCCTCGCTCGGCCTGAGCGACGATCCGCGAGTGCTCGGCGCCGCCGTGCGCACGATCGCCTTCGAGTGAGGTGACCGCTCGCGGCCGGCTGGCCGGCGCATACAATCGTGACCGTGCCTCTCGTGTCGGTCGGCCTCGTGACCTGGAACTCCGCCGCCTTCGTCGATCGCTGCCTCGACGCCGTGGCCGCGCAGACGCACCAGCCGCTCGAGCTGCTCGTCGCCGACAACGCGTCGACCGACGGCACGCGCGCGCGGCTCGCGACACGCGTTCCGCGAGGCGACCAGCTGCTCTTCGACGCCAACACCGGCTACTCGGCCGCGCACAACCGGCTCATCGACCGGAGCCGTGGCGAGTACTACCTCGCGCTCAATCCTGACGTGGTGCTCGACCCCGGCTTCATCGCAACGCTCGTCGCCGCCCTCGAGCGGGACGACCGCGCGGGCGCCGCGTCCGGCAAGCTGCTGCGACTCGAGCCAGCGGGCGTCATCGATTCGGCCGGCATCGTCATGCTCCGGTCTCAACGTCACCTCGACCGCGGGGCAGACCAGCCGGACCACGGCCAGTACGACGAGCCCGTCGAGGTCTTCGGCGTCTCGGGTGCCGCGGGGTTCTACCGGCGGACGATGCTCGAGGACGTCCGCATCGACGGCGAGTACTTCGACGAGGACTTCTTCGCGTATCGAGAGGACGCGGATCTCGCCTGGAGGGCGCGGCTGCGCGGCTGGCAGGCGGTCTACGTGCCGGGCGCGCTCGCCCGGCATGGCCGGCGTGTCACGCCGGAACGC of Acidobacteriota bacterium contains these proteins:
- a CDS encoding glycosyltransferase family 39 protein, whose protein sequence is MTVGQADGPARLAWLAVGLIVSAGAWLRLSHLDVTGLWLDEILGVQFVGPEHGPLYYQAIRIGQALGGSETAFRLPFALAGSATVVVVALAAWRVAGAPAATVAAALVAFSPIHHYYAREARPYALLVLWSALGLWAVARLIEGRRTLSSHALVLVAIGLLVATSSNGVFHAMALLAAYGLAVAGAAPEDRRRHVGAWLGGAIVGAIVFLTLYGGMLGPSTGHRWLPDRPLLVALAAALVESHSEQGVPPATWMLPVAGALTLVGTVGLARRFGTAGAALLAAALVGFFVPVVVLETRGHWINARYVLPALVPWLLLIASGLATVTSLLARVTPGLKLWRDHIAAALALVAGLGLWLAQSDALSRSLTGRADWRHIAGIVAERAHPGDFVLATNDWTAICLGYYLPRAGASVRLENASESVPEATERLARRSLAWVVSGGHHTDDAIRRWAAPLPLVWSHPIEAVRVWFHPDRATYLTNRTTADEAAALASSLWIERGGRIVLDERAEPWLIDGWHAAERDPDGVPFRWVDGHRARLAIPARQPAPTGLTATLMPFGPVQPGQRVSWRLNDVPIGEFDVTGGWQTQPMDLSAVAWRDGVNLLEMTLTAAASPASLGLSDDPRVLGAAVRTIAFE